In Exiguobacterium sp. 9-2, the genomic window TTTACTGATGCTAAATGAATAGGTCCAAAAACCTACCGACCACCATTATAACAGGGACAAAATTGAACGCACATTACAATCAAATGTCATTTCAGGCGATTATACCATAAAAAAGAGGCACGAATGACGAACACATGTCGTGTGTGTCATCTCGTACCCCATCATATCCCATAATCATTTTTTAGCAGCGAGCCAGTCGGCAACAGCCGTGATTTCTTTATCATCTTTCAGGATACCAGCAGGCATTTGCCCTTTCCCGTTCTTGATGATTTTTTGAATCTCTTCTGAAGAATATTTCGATCCAACCTTCGTCAAGTTCGGTCCGACGTTTCCTTCAAGGTTTTTACCATGACACGTTGCACAGTTGTTGGCGAAGATTTTCTCAGCATCTACACCGGATTGTGTCTTCGACGAATCATCGTTCATCGTTGACTCATCCTTCGTGCCTGACGATGAATCATCAGAACTCGAATCGTCACTACCACCACATGCCGCGAGCGCAAGTGTCGTTCCTAAGCCTAACGCGAGTAACAAGTTTTTCAGCTTCATCCGGATATCCCCCTCTTGTAAGTATCTACATAAACGCTACTGACCTAGTTAGAGTATAACCGTTATCCGGATGAGTTAAGCGTGATTTCACAAAAACTTCACGTTTTAAGAACGATTATGGCACATTACGGTAGCGTTTATCGTCTGTAAACCCGAGTCCGAGCACCTCATGGGCTTCACTGACGACGAGGAATGCCGATGGATCGATGTGTTTGACGATTTCTTTGAGCGTCGTGATTTCCCCTTGACGAACGACGACCATTAGCATCGGTTTGCGTGTCCGCGTGAACGCTCCTGCTGCCTCGATCTCCGTCGCCCCGCGATCGAGTGTCTCGAAGATTTCTTTCACTAACGCTTCCCGTTGATCGGAAATGATATAGGCAAGTTTGTCGTTCGTGATTCCGAGCTGGACGACGTCGATCATTTTGATCGTGATGAACAAAGCAACGAGTGCATACAGCCCAATCTCAAGCGAGAAGATCGTCGCCGCACTGATGACGATCGTGCCGTCAAGCAAGGCGATACACAGATGAAGTGGCAATTTCGTGAAACGATGCAGGATTTGCGCAATCAAATCCATTCCTCCGGTCGACGCTCGCCCCCGGAAGATCAGACCGAGTCCAATCCCGACCCCGGCACCACCAAAGATTGCAGCAAGCATCGGATTCATTGTCGCAGCCGGAACATCGAACCGCTCATATACGAGGATGACGACCGGTAAGAAGATCGACCCGACGAGTGATTTGACCCCAAAGCCCATCCCGAGGATCATCCAACCGATCGCAAGCAAGACGACGTTCGCGACGAGTTGGAACAATCCTGGCGAAATTCCGAACAAATCGTTCAAGACGATCGATAAGCCACTGACCCCTCCCGAGGCGAGTTGGTTCGGTGCTAAAAATAAACTAAAGGCACTTGCGACGAACAAGGACCCGATTAACAAATACGCATAATCGCGCACGACTTCCTGACGTGTCGATGTCATGACATTCCATTTCCCCTTATCAATTGATTCTCGTGTTTCATTTTAGCGGAAAAGTCAGACAACGACTAGACAGGCGGAACAACTCACAGTGTTCCCTTTATACCGCACTAAAGGGTGGACTGTAGCGAACGATACCGCTAACGCCACGTAATCCATTCCGTTCGAGTGCAAGAACGAGAAAGACCTCCGGCGGAACGGGGAACGGCGGCTTGATACCGTAGTCAATCGCCCGTTCAAAGCCGAACTGTGGATAATAGCTGTCGTGACCGAGGACGACGATGTGGGATTCCCCGGCGTCCCGCGCATCCTCGATCACTTGACGGATCAATTCAGAGCCGATACCCTTTCGCTGCCAGGTGGGTAGGACACCGACCGGCGCTAAGGCAAGCGACGGGATGTCATCGATATGGATCCGGCTCAAGAGGACATGACCAACGATTTCTCCTTTATCAGTCACCGCGACGCGACCGAAGACCGGTTGCGCCGCTTCCTCCTCGCGTAAGGCATCAACGAGATTCGCTTCGTTCGGTTGTTCGAATGCCGCTTCATGGACGAGCCGAATTCCCGTTGCGTCCTTAAAGCCTTCTTTACGGATGATCATCAGTTATTGCTCCCTTCAAATGGTTTGGTTGCGAGGAGCGTGAACTCGGACGGGATGTTCTCACCATTCCAGCCACGATGCTCGTCGAATCGATCTAATATGAAACGTGTTTGAAGAATCCCGTTTAAGATCTCACTCAATGTAAAATAGCGGACAGAAACGTCTGGAAAATCGACTTGCTCCTCATTCGTAAAGTGCGTCTTATACGCCAAGTCACCCGCTTGCAAGGCTTGATCGAAGTAGCGTGGTGTATACTTCAAATCAGCATCGATCCAGCGTCCGACCGGATGAAAATCGCTAAGGATCAGCTGTCCACCAGGTTGCAAGATTGCAAAGAGAATCTGTAAAAAACGCTTGAGATCAGCAAAATAATGCAAAATCCCGCCTTCTAAGTAAAGGATATCAAAGGTATCGCGATATCGTTCAAGATCGATCGCATAGAGATCACCGACGACATACGTGATTCTTGTCTCAGCATGGTGCGCCAGTTCAAGCGCATACTTGGCATTCTCCTCTGAGATATCGAACACAGTGACGTCTGCCCCGAGTAACGCTAACGGAACCGCCTTGCGTCCGTTTGAACCACAAATATTCGCAATCGCCTTCCCCGCGACGTCTTCGAGATCATGTCGATGCTTCTTCAGGCATGCGGCTGGATCTTGTTTAATACGTGCAGCATATTTGGCTGGTGTCCCATCGCGTTTCTCCCAAAATTCATATGCTCGGTATTCCCACGCCTGTTTGTTGACCCGACTTTGCTTCTTCATCACGCTTCCCCCTTTGACGGTCAAAAAACCAGTCGAACATCGTCCGACTGGTTGGTTGTCTTACATATTCATGAGACGGAGGTACGCATCGATGAAGCCCATGATGTCACCATCCATTGCCCCTTGCGTGTTCCCGACTTCATAGTTCGTCCGGTGATCCTTGACCATGCTGTATGGGTGGAAGACGTACGAACGGATTTGGCTACCCCATGCGATATCCGATTTTTCACCACGGATTTCGTCGAGTTTCTTTTGTTGCTCTTCGATTTCGCGTTGGTAAAGTTTCGCTTTCAACATCTTCATCGCCGCTTCACGGTTCTTGATCTGCGACCGTTCTTGTTGACAAGAGACGACGACGCCTGTCGGAACGTGGGTGATTCGGACAGCTGAGTCCGTCGTATTGATGTGCTGACCACCGGCACCAGAAGCACGGTACGTATCGATCCGCAAGTCTTCCGTACGGACTTCAATATCGATGTCATCGTTGAACTCCGGCATGACGTCACACGAGACGAACGATGTATGACGACGGCCTGACGAGTCAAACGGTGAGATCCGGACAAGACGGTGGATCCCTTTTTCGGCTTTCAAGTACCCATAGGCATTATGCCCTTGAATACGAAGCGTGACCGATTTGACACCGGCTTCATCACCTGGTTGGTAATCCATTGTTTCGACTTTCCAGCCCTGCTTATCGCAGAAACGTTGGTACATCCGGAGAAGCATTGATGCCCAGTCTTGTGACTCAGTACCACCCGCACCTGGGTGTAACTCGAGAATCGCGTTGTTCGCGTCATACTCGCCGTTCAAGAGGATTTGTAATTCGAAGTCTTCGAACTTTTTCTTGAGATCGCCGAGTTCTGACTCGAGCTCTTCTTGAAGATCCGCATCCGGCTCTTCCTTAATCAATTCATATGTCAAGGCAACGTTCTCGTGACCTGCTTCGAGTTCTTTATACTTGTCGACCATCGCTTTTAAGCCGTTCGACTCATCGATGACTTTTTGTGCCGATTCCTGGTTGTTCCAGAAGTCCGGGTACGTCATCTCGTTTTCGAGTTCTTCAATCCGAGCAATCTTCGACTCAAGGTCGAGTGATGCCTTATATTCGTCGAGTTTCTTTTCCATCCACTCGGCGGTGTTGCGAATTTCTGCTAATTCCATGTAATCCACCTTCTCTTTCCGTGAAAAGAGGCAGGAATCTCCTGCCCCTCTTTCAGTCGATTCATCACTTATGCCTGACGGCCGTGACAGTTCTTATATTTCTTACCGGATCCACACCAGCACGGATCGTTACGTCCGATTTGGTCGTTTGGATTTTTCCGGACCGGTTTTTTCTTGACCGCTTTGTCTTCCTTACCAGAAACCGCGACTTCGTCTTGGACGACTTTTTCGCGTTTGAGGTTCGGGTCGAGATCCGCACGAAGGACGAATTGTGTCACTTCTTCTGCGATCGCAGCGTTCATCGCATCAAACATCATCGAACCTTCTGATTGGTATTCACGGAGCGGGTCGTTTTGACCGTATGCCCGGAGGTGAATCCCTTCACGGAGTTGATCCATCTGATCGATGTGGTTCATCCAGTGTTGGTCGACGGCACGTAGGACGATGACTTTTTCGAACTCATCGAATGCTTCTGCTGGGACTTCTGAGCGCTTGTGCTCGTAGTGCGCGAACGTGCGCTCTTTGAGCAAATCGATGATTTCTTCACGTTCTTTTCCGAAGAGGTCACTTTCCGTGACTTTCTCTTCGATCGCAAGCGTCTGGTTCGCCCATTCCGCAAGCGCACCGATGCTCCATTCTTCCGGTACGAACTCGACCGGCGTGTACTGATGGACGCCTGCTTCGATCGTCTGCTCGATCATCGGACGGACGATATCTGACACGGAACCGGCATCGAGAATCGCTGCCCGGTCCGCGTACATGACTTTCCGTTGATCCGCCATGACGTTATCGTATCCGAGGACTTGTTTCCGCGCATCAAAGTTATTTCCTTCGACGCGTTTTTGAGCCGATTCAACGGCACGAGACACCATCCGACTCTCGATCGGTTGCGAATCATCCATTCCGAGACGATCCATCATCGACTGCAGCGAATCAGAACCAAAGCGACGCATCAATTCATCTTCAAGTGAGAGATAGAATTGTGATGCACCTGGATCCCCTTGACGACCGGCACGACCACGGAGTTGGTTATCGATCCGGCGTGATTCGTGACGTTCTGTCCCGAGGATATAGAGACCACCTTTTTCTAAGACACCTTGACCGAGCTTAATGTCGGTACCACGACCAGCCATGTTCGTTGCGATCGTGACCGAGTTCGCTTGACCCGCGTTCTCAATGATTTCCGCTTCACGTGCGTGGTTCTTCGCGTTCAAGACTTCGTGACGAATGCCACGTTTTTTGAGGATGTTACTCAGCAACTCCGACGTCTCGACGGCAACCGTACCGACGAGGACTGGTTGTCCTTCACGGTGGGCACGTTCGATTTCGTCTGCGACAGCAGCAAACTTCCCGTTCATCGTCTTGAAGATCAAGTCCGGCATATCATTTCGGACGACCGGTTTGTTCGTCGGAACCGGTACGACGTGCATGTTGTAGATGTTACGGAACTCTTCTTCCTCCGTCTTCGCTGTACCGGTCATTCCGGCAAGCTTCGTATACATCCGGAAGAAGTTTTGGTACGTGATCGTCGCAAGGGTCATGGATTCGCGTTGAATCTCGACGCCTTCCTTCGCTTCGATCGCTTGGTGCAGACCTTCCGAATAACGACGACCTTCCATGACACGACCTGTGAATTGGTCGATGATCATGACTTCGTCTTCGCGAACCATATAGTCGACGTCGCGATGCATGACAGCGTTCGCCCGCAGTGCGAGGCTTAAATGATGGTTGAGCGCGACGTGTTCGAGACCAAACAAGTTATCAATACCGAAGTATTTTTCAGCACGGTCGATTCCTTGCTCCGTCAACAGGACACTCTTCGTCTTGATGTCGACCGTGTAGTCCTCCTCTGCCTTCATGATTTTTGCGAACGCATCGGCTTGTGAATAGAGCGCTGTCGATTTTTCGGCCGATCCTGAGATGATGAGCGGAGTCCGCGCTTCATCGACGAGAATCGAGTCGACTTCATCGACGACGGCATAACTGAGTGGACGTTGAACGCGGTCTTCTTTGTAGAGGACCATGTTATCACGCAAGTAATCGAAACCGAACTCGTTGTTCGTTCCGTACGTGATGTCACAGCTGTATGCTGCTTGTTTTTCTTGACGCGACATGCTTGAGAGATTCAAGCCGACCGAGAGACCAAGTGCTGCATAAAGCGGCTCCATGATGTCACGGTCACGTTTTGCGAGATATTCGTTGACGGTAACGACGTGTACGCCGTTGCCTGCGAGAGCATTCAAATAGACAGGGAGTGTTGCTACGAGCGTCTTACCTTCCCCGGTCTTCATTTCGGCGATATCCCCATTGTGCAGGACATATCCACCAATCAACTGAACGCGGTAGTGGCGCATGCCGAGAACGCGTGTTGACACTTCGCGACAGACCGCGAAGGCTTCCGGTAAAATATCATCTAAGTCTTCTCCGTTAGCGAGACGCTCACGGAATTCAACGACTTTCCCTTCCAGTTCTTGATCCGATAACGCACCGATTTGTGTCTCGAGCGCTTCTACAGCGTCTGCTGCTTTTTCGGCTTTCTTCAGGACACGTTTCGTTGGTGCAAATAATTCTTTTAGAAAATTAGCCATGCCTTACAGTCCCCTTACTTCGAACGATTCTTTGAACGAACAGAATTCCGAGATTTTTCCTTTATTCAGTGTACCGAATACAACGTCAAATTTCAACAAGCGGACCGAGCAGCGGTCTCGGTCTTTTGTCGTAGAGCAAACGTACCTTGTTTAGAAATAGTTTTTCATCATATCAAAAAGGGACTCGCCCGTAAGAGCGAGTCCCTGTTGCATTCATTATTCTGGTTCAATCAAACCGTAACGACCATCCTTACGACGGTAGACGACGTTCGTGTTGCCCGTTTCTGCGTCTGAGAAGACGAAGAATGCGTGTCCGAGCATGTCCATCTGAAGAATTGCTTCTTCCGTGTCCATTGGTTTGAGTGTGAAACGTTTCGTCCGAACGAGTTCGAGTTCTGCCTCGTCCTCTTCATAGACTGGCGCTTCCGCTTCCGGTCCTTCGAGCGTTTTGAAGTACTCTCCGATGCCGCCTTCTTTAGCGCGCCCTCTCCGGTTCAATTTCGTTTTGTGTTTCCGGATCTGACGTTCGAGCTTATCGACGACGAGGTCGATTGCTGCATACATATCGCCATTGACATCCTCAGCACGGAGCAAGAGGTTTGGCATTGGAATCGTCACTTCGACTTTTTGTTTCTCATTATTGACTTTGAGATTGACATAAGCCGTTTGCGCTTCCGTAGGAGTTGTAAAATAACGAGTTAACTTTTCAAGCTTTTTCTCGACGTAATCCTTGAGAGCATCTGTGACGTCCAAGTTTTCACCGCGAATGTTGTAGATCATGTAAACTCCTCCTTAAGTAACCGGTTGAACCTATGAATTCGAGATGCTCCAGTCGTTTCCTTCTGAATATTCGAAATTCTTTGGTTCGTTTTTATTATAGCACGATAAGTGAAGGAAGACCATGAGAACAATGACATTCTCATGAACGTTCGCTACTGTTCTTAGCGTACGATAATATTGAAGCATGTTGATGTTAACGTATATACCCGTTTTATTCGAACTCAAAACAAAAACCGCTTTTAGGCGAATAGCCTAAAAACGGTGGCGGCTGCTATTGGATTAGATCTTTGAAACGTTCGCAGCTTGTGGACCACGATCGCCTTCAACGATTTCAAATTCCACTTCTTCGCCTTCTTCAAGTGATTTATAACCATCGACTTGAATCGCTGAGAAGTGTACGAATACGTCTTTCGCGTCAGACGTTTCGATGAATCCATAACCTTTTTCAGCATTAAACCATTTTACTTTACCTTGTTCCATTCGAATTCACGTTCCCTTCGCAAACCAGAGTTCGAGAGCAAGCTCTCTACGGCTTAGTCTATCAAAAGAAGGAATTATTGACAATTAAAAATTCTGATTACTTTGAATTCATTCTAAAAAATGAATAATATTCCCTACTTATTGCTCTATATTTTAAAAAATTACATTGTCATTACAGTTGTATTATTGTATTATATCGTTAGTAATTACCTATTTTATCCATTGTCCTATCTTAAGGAGGATGTAGTCGAATGCGACCATTCCATAATGACGAAAAGTATCGAATCACGAAACGGACGGTGGCGATTCTCCCGTGCTACGATATGATGAAGCAATCCATCATCGTACTCGAGGATGGCTCGACCATCATGACCCCGCTTCGACCGTATCAACTACTGCAGCTTTCCTGCAGGCAATACAACAGTTCCATTGAGGAACGCATCGTGACAGCAAAACGTGTCGCATCTGTAAAAGGAAAAGTCCCAGTCGTCATTGAACCGACACTCGGCCTCGTGTTTTTCCCAACGAAATCACCGAAACGTGATGATTGCGAGTGGTATGCTTGGAGCCACATGTCTGAAGTCATCGAGGAAGACGGACAGACGAAGCTCAAGACTCGTAATGGCATGATCCTTCCCGTAAACGCCTCTCCTTACATCGTCCGCAACCAAATGAAAGC contains:
- a CDS encoding class I SAM-dependent methyltransferase, producing the protein MKKQSRVNKQAWEYRAYEFWEKRDGTPAKYAARIKQDPAACLKKHRHDLEDVAGKAIANICGSNGRKAVPLALLGADVTVFDISEENAKYALELAHHAETRITYVVGDLYAIDLERYRDTFDILYLEGGILHYFADLKRFLQILFAILQPGGQLILSDFHPVGRWIDADLKYTPRYFDQALQAGDLAYKTHFTNEEQVDFPDVSVRYFTLSEILNGILQTRFILDRFDEHRGWNGENIPSEFTLLATKPFEGSNN
- a CDS encoding competence protein ComK, producing the protein MRPFHNDEKYRITKRTVAILPCYDMMKQSIIVLEDGSTIMTPLRPYQLLQLSCRQYNSSIEERIVTAKRVASVKGKVPVVIEPTLGLVFFPTKSPKRDDCEWYAWSHMSEVIEEDGQTKLKTRNGMILPVNASPYIVRNQMKATGELMARYQQLNAMTLEERFNAIKS
- a CDS encoding YitT family protein, translated to MTSTRQEVVRDYAYLLIGSLFVASAFSLFLAPNQLASGGVSGLSIVLNDLFGISPGLFQLVANVVLLAIGWMILGMGFGVKSLVGSIFLPVVILVYERFDVPAATMNPMLAAIFGGAGVGIGLGLIFRGRASTGGMDLIAQILHRFTKLPLHLCIALLDGTIVISAATIFSLEIGLYALVALFITIKMIDVVQLGITNDKLAYIISDQREALVKEIFETLDRGATEIEAAGAFTRTRKPMLMVVVRQGEITTLKEIVKHIDPSAFLVVSEAHEVLGLGFTDDKRYRNVP
- the secA gene encoding preprotein translocase subunit SecA encodes the protein MANFLKELFAPTKRVLKKAEKAADAVEALETQIGALSDQELEGKVVEFRERLANGEDLDDILPEAFAVCREVSTRVLGMRHYRVQLIGGYVLHNGDIAEMKTGEGKTLVATLPVYLNALAGNGVHVVTVNEYLAKRDRDIMEPLYAALGLSVGLNLSSMSRQEKQAAYSCDITYGTNNEFGFDYLRDNMVLYKEDRVQRPLSYAVVDEVDSILVDEARTPLIISGSAEKSTALYSQADAFAKIMKAEEDYTVDIKTKSVLLTEQGIDRAEKYFGIDNLFGLEHVALNHHLSLALRANAVMHRDVDYMVREDEVMIIDQFTGRVMEGRRYSEGLHQAIEAKEGVEIQRESMTLATITYQNFFRMYTKLAGMTGTAKTEEEEFRNIYNMHVVPVPTNKPVVRNDMPDLIFKTMNGKFAAVADEIERAHREGQPVLVGTVAVETSELLSNILKKRGIRHEVLNAKNHAREAEIIENAGQANSVTIATNMAGRGTDIKLGQGVLEKGGLYILGTERHESRRIDNQLRGRAGRQGDPGASQFYLSLEDELMRRFGSDSLQSMMDRLGMDDSQPIESRMVSRAVESAQKRVEGNNFDARKQVLGYDNVMADQRKVMYADRAAILDAGSVSDIVRPMIEQTIEAGVHQYTPVEFVPEEWSIGALAEWANQTLAIEEKVTESDLFGKEREEIIDLLKERTFAHYEHKRSEVPAEAFDEFEKVIVLRAVDQHWMNHIDQMDQLREGIHLRAYGQNDPLREYQSEGSMMFDAMNAAIAEEVTQFVLRADLDPNLKREKVVQDEVAVSGKEDKAVKKKPVRKNPNDQIGRNDPCWCGSGKKYKNCHGRQA
- a CDS encoding cold shock domain-containing protein, yielding MEQGKVKWFNAEKGYGFIETSDAKDVFVHFSAIQVDGYKSLEEGEEVEFEIVEGDRGPQAANVSKI
- a CDS encoding GNAT family N-acetyltransferase; amino-acid sequence: MIIRKEGFKDATGIRLVHEAAFEQPNEANLVDALREEEAAQPVFGRVAVTDKGEIVGHVLLSRIHIDDIPSLALAPVGVLPTWQRKGIGSELIRQVIEDARDAGESHIVVLGHDSYYPQFGFERAIDYGIKPPFPVPPEVFLVLALERNGLRGVSGIVRYSPPFSAV
- the hpf gene encoding ribosome hibernation-promoting factor, HPF/YfiA family, with translation MIYNIRGENLDVTDALKDYVEKKLEKLTRYFTTPTEAQTAYVNLKVNNEKQKVEVTIPMPNLLLRAEDVNGDMYAAIDLVVDKLERQIRKHKTKLNRRGRAKEGGIGEYFKTLEGPEAEAPVYEEDEAELELVRTKRFTLKPMDTEEAILQMDMLGHAFFVFSDAETGNTNVVYRRKDGRYGLIEPE
- the prfB gene encoding peptide chain release factor 2 yields the protein MELAEIRNTAEWMEKKLDEYKASLDLESKIARIEELENEMTYPDFWNNQESAQKVIDESNGLKAMVDKYKELEAGHENVALTYELIKEEPDADLQEELESELGDLKKKFEDFELQILLNGEYDANNAILELHPGAGGTESQDWASMLLRMYQRFCDKQGWKVETMDYQPGDEAGVKSVTLRIQGHNAYGYLKAEKGIHRLVRISPFDSSGRRHTSFVSCDVMPEFNDDIDIEVRTEDLRIDTYRASGAGGQHINTTDSAVRITHVPTGVVVSCQQERSQIKNREAAMKMLKAKLYQREIEEQQKKLDEIRGEKSDIAWGSQIRSYVFHPYSMVKDHRTNYEVGNTQGAMDGDIMGFIDAYLRLMNM
- the cccB gene encoding cytochrome c551, translated to MKLKNLLLALGLGTTLALAACGGSDDSSSDDSSSGTKDESTMNDDSSKTQSGVDAEKIFANNCATCHGKNLEGNVGPNLTKVGSKYSSEEIQKIIKNGKGQMPAGILKDDKEITAVADWLAAKK